In one Butyrivibrio proteoclasticus B316 genomic region, the following are encoded:
- a CDS encoding LicD family protein, translated as MIQIPESFFSSEKRLDFEISETMKKAWAIQLTVLDKILEVAEHNHIKVWLDYGSLLGAVRHKGYIPWDDDIDICLMRKDYVIFLMALKRELPEYFRVYSIYTTPSYNQPKAFVANRAHVDNGNDPKEKEITDIFFGLPYVAGVDVYPLDYVPSDPDQANLIRNIYIAVYDLAFSYDQYKESGELESYISQIEELLAVSIPRDDSAKEALWKLADGVATMTKKKESDSILWYPDMAMRTTDMRRPLEAYSETIITDFEMLKVPIPKGYHDVLLAGYYEDYMTPIQQPPAHEYPFYKEQQDWIDRCKKLS; from the coding sequence ATGATTCAGATTCCAGAAAGCTTCTTTAGCTCAGAAAAAAGACTAGACTTTGAAATATCGGAAACCATGAAAAAAGCCTGGGCAATTCAGCTTACAGTTCTTGATAAGATACTTGAAGTAGCTGAGCATAACCACATTAAGGTATGGCTTGACTACGGCTCACTTCTAGGAGCAGTACGTCACAAGGGCTATATTCCCTGGGATGATGATATAGATATTTGTCTCATGCGCAAGGACTACGTTATTTTTCTAATGGCACTAAAGCGAGAGCTTCCTGAATATTTCAGAGTGTACAGCATATACACTACTCCTTCTTACAATCAGCCCAAAGCCTTCGTAGCAAACAGGGCTCATGTCGATAACGGAAATGATCCAAAAGAAAAAGAAATAACTGATATATTCTTTGGCCTTCCATATGTTGCCGGCGTTGACGTATATCCTCTTGACTACGTGCCTAGTGATCCTGACCAGGCAAATCTCATCAGAAACATATACATAGCAGTATACGACCTGGCTTTTTCTTACGATCAGTACAAGGAAAGTGGAGAACTTGAAAGCTATATCTCTCAAATTGAAGAACTCTTGGCAGTTTCTATTCCAAGAGATGATAGTGCAAAAGAGGCCCTTTGGAAACTGGCAGATGGTGTTGCTACCATGACAAAGAAAAAAGAAAGTGACTCTATTCTCTGGTATCCTGACATGGCAATGCGAACCACTGATATGAGAAGGCCTCTTGAAGCCTACAGTGAAACAATAATTACAGATTTTGAAATGTTAAAAGTCCCTATTCCCAAGGGATATCATGATGTTCTTCTTGCTGGTTATTACGAAGACTATATGACTCCAATACAGCAGCCGCCTGCCCATGAGTATCCTTTCTACAAAGAGCAGCAGGACTGGATTGATAGATGCAAAAAGCTCAGCTAA